TTACGTAACAAAGGAAATGTGAAGCGAGATGTAACGCCCCAACTTTGGCATTCCATCTGAGACATAAGTCACATTTCTGGGCGCAACCTCGTCGCCAGCAAAGCGCAATCGGTCGCTCAGCCGAGTACTTCTTCGTAAAAAAGTTTCCACTCACCGCTTTGACGCAGCCAGTACTGGCGACGTGTGCGCCCGCTTTTTTCGCCCTCGAACACCTCGCCGAAGGTGGCGACCATGGTGTCGTCGCCGTCGCGCCAATGCAGGTAGGACGCGTCCTTGAACTGGACGCGCTTGCCTCGGGCGTATTCCACTTCATCGCGGAGAACCGAAAATCCTTCGATGGATTTTTTATTGTTGTTGCGCTGGAAATCCGGCAAATAGAATTTCTTCAATTGCGCTTCATTGCCCGTGGCCCTGGCGTCTTTCCAGGCTGCGACGGTGCTTGCGAAGGTCTGGGCTTCTTTTTCGGCTTGCGGCGGAGTGATCCATTGCAGGCTGTCCGCCGTCACCACCGGGGTGGCGCCGATCTGCACCTTGCGCAGCAGCTGCTTCAGGTCGGGGTTGGCCATGACGACGCAGCCGTCGCTGGCCAGCGGAGCGCGGGCGAACTGCTGGGGCGGGGTGCCGTGCAGCCAGATGCCGCCGCCGGTCTTGCCGCGCCGCACGTCATAGGGGTTGGGGTAGTTGATGGGAAGCGCGCCGGCGCCATAGAAGTCACGCAGCGACTTGGGGTCGAGGCTGCTGGTGATGTAGTACACCCCGAGCGGCGTGCGCGCGTCGCCCTCGGTGACCTTGCCGATGCCCGATTTGCCTACGGAGACGTAGTAGTCGGCCACGAGCTGCAGCCCCTTGCCGGAGTTCTCGAGCAGGTAGAGCCGCGAGCGCGAGGCATCGACCGCAATGGCATAGCGGCTGCGCGCGGACAGCGCCAGGAACTGGGACGGCACGCTGCCGGCCGGCGGTCTTTCGCGCAGGGCCTGCAGGCGCCGGCGCGATTCCTCGCGCAGTTCGGCCATGGCCGGATCGCCGCGCAGCCGGGCGATGCCGGAGGCGTCGGAGAAGGCGTGCGCGGGCGGTACCTGCGTTGCGAGCAGGTCGGCGTACACCAGCTGGGCCAGCTGAAAGTTGGGATGGTCGCGCACCAGCTCGCGAGCCTTGGCCAGCGCCGGCCGGGCTTGGCCGCGGCCGAACAACTCGTAGACCGCAATCAGGCGGGCCTCGGCGCCGCTGGCTTCCTGGATGGCGGCTGGCGACGGTGCGGCTGCCTTCCGCGGCGCGGACCTGGCCGCGGTTCCTGCCGCCAAAGCCTTCTTTGACCTGGCTTTTGCCTCCCTGCTGGTGCCCTGTGGGGCCGCGCGGCTGATGCCGGCCTTTGCGTGGGCGCTGCTGCCGGTCTTCGTCTTCGTGCCGCCAGTCTGGGCCGACGCATCGGCAGCGCCGGGCGCGGCCAGCAACAAGGCCGATGCCGTGACGAGTGCGGCCAGCATGTTTTCGCCGTGCCGCAATGCAGGGTTCTGTGGCCGGCCCCGCCGGACGATGCCCGCCACTACCCGCCGACGCTTTCCTTGCGGATCTGCCATTGGTTGCCGGAGCGCTGGAGTTCCAGCGTCTTCCGGCTCGAGATGTTGAGGTTGTCGGCGCGGTAGATCTGTCGGAACTTGGCGGTTGCGGCCTGCCCGTTGACGTGGATCGCCAGGTTCTCGATGTTCACGCTGATGCTCGACTTGCCGACGATGCGCGCACGGCGCTCGTCTTCCCAGCTCTTGCGGCTTTGCCCGCCGGCCGGGTTGAACTCTGGGCCGTACGCGGCAAGGTAGCGGTCCATGTCCTGGCCCGCCCACGCGGCAGCCCATCCACGCACGGCCGATTCAATCTCGGCCGTGGAAGCGGGAGACGCCGCAGCGGAAGGTGCAGGCGCGGAGGACACCGACCCTTCGGGTGCCTTGGCGACCACGGCGGGCGGCGGCGCCACGGGCACCGGCGCGGGGGCAGCTGCCTTGGCGGTGGGCACCGGCGCAGGTGCGGTTGCGGGTGCAGGAGCAGCGGGTGCTTTCGCGACCGCTGCAGGTGCAGGTGCAGGTGTAGGTGCGGGTGCTGCAGCAGGTGCGGTCGCCTTCGCAGCCGCAGGGGCTGCCGCCACGAGCGCGAAGGGCTTGGCGCCAGCCGGCGCGGGGGTGAAAAGCGTGCGAATCACCGCCAGCTTGGGCTGCACGGCCGTGTTGTTCTGATCAAGTTGCAAGGCCTTGCTGTAGGCTTGGCTGGCCAGGCGCGCGTACACATCGCCCAGGTTCTCTTGCGCCGTGGCATAGCTCGGGTTGGTGCGAATGGCGCTTTCGAGCGCGCTGCGCGCCTTGTCGAACTGGTTCTGGCTGGCGTAGATCACCGCCAGGTTGTTGTACGGCTCGGGCAGCTCGGGCGCGTCTTGCGTGAGTTGCGTGAAGGCCGCGATGGCCTCGGCGCGCTTGCCGGTGTCGAGCTGGATCACGCCCTTGAGGAAACGCATCTGCGGATCCTTCGGCTTGTCCTTCAGGAAGGCATCGGCGCGGCTCGCAGCCTCGTCGAGCTTGCCGGCCTGCATGAGGCGGTCGACCTCGTCGTGCTCCGCCGCGGCGAGCGCAGGAAGTGCCATGCCGCAGGCGGTGGCCAGGAGCAGGGCGCGCACGGCAGGGGAAAAGCAGAAACGGGCGCGCGGGTGGGGGCTCTTGGGCATTGCGGACAAGACCTCGTAGGAGGGAAGGGGAGATGCGGCAGGCATTGTAAGTGGGCGGGTAACCTTCGGACACAGTGTTCGAAGGCTGCTAATTCACCAACTGACGACTTGCGCAACGCAGCATGATCATGTAACGTTGTGTAAGCGAATTGTCAGCAACTTCCCAGTCCCTTCATTCCCTGGAGTCATCTTGAAGATCACCAAACGCCGCTTGCTCGAAAGCGGCGCAGCAGCACTTGCCGCGTCGCTTTTTGCGCCGGGTTCCTTGGCACAGCGCTCTGCAACCAGCGCGGCCGGCGGCGACGCATGGCCGACCAAGCCTGTTCGCATCCTCGTGGGCTTTCCCGCCGGCGCATCGCCCGACCTGGCGGCCCGCGCCATCGCGGAGCCGCTGTCGAAGATCCTGCGCCAGCCCGTCACTGTCGAGAACAAGCCGGGCGCGAGCGGCAATCTCGTGGCCGACCAGGTGGCCAAGGCCACCGACGACCACACCCTCGGTGCGCTGATCAACGGCAATCTCACCATCGCCAAGCTGCTGAACCCCAAGATCAGCTTCGACCCCGAGAAAGATTTTGCGCCGGTCGGCATGATCGGTACCGCGCCGCTCGTGCTCGTGGTGTCCGGCAACGCGACCGGCACGACCGCGGCCGATCTGCTGCTGTGGACGCGCAACCTCAGCAGCAGCGGAAAGTACGGCACGCCGGGCGTGGGCACCGTAGGCCATTTGGGCATGGAGCTCATCAAGAGCCGCGCTGCCATCACCGCGCAGCACAAGCCCTACACCGGCAATCCGCAAGTCATTGCCGGCCTGCTGTCGGGTGAGATTCAGCTGGCATTGCTGCCGCCGGGCCTGGCCATGCCGCATGTGAAGTCGGGAAAGATCAAGGCCATTGGCGTGACGTCGCCCGAGCGCAGTCCTCTCGCCAACGAGTTGCCCACGATTCGCGATGCCGACGTGCGCGGCGCCGACCTCGAGATCTGGACCGCACTGGCCGCACCCGCGGGCATGAAGCCGGCGGCCATTGCCAGGCTCAATGCGGCGCTGGTCGAAGTGACCAGCTCGCCCGACGTGAGCCAGGCCTTGCTGAAGACCGGCTGGCAGGCGCAGCCGGGCACACCCGATGCACTGGCCAAGCGCATGCGCTCCGACACGGCGCGTTTGGGCGGCGTGATCATCATGAAGGGCATCCAGTCGGAGACTTAGGACGCCCCCCGAAGCGCCTTCGGCCCTTCCCCCCACTGGGGGGCGCACCCGGCGGCCCGGCAAAGCCGGTTCCGCGGGTACGCTGGAATGGGCCGCTTTCTCTTACAGCAGTTGAGAGACCTTCTTCGCGGCATTCATCAGTGCCGGCAATATCGTCTCCTGCATCGCCTTCGCACTGGTGCGGTTGGCCTGGCCGCTGATGTTCAGTGCCGCGACCATGCGGCCCTGGCGGTTGACGATGGGGGCGGCCACGGAGATCAGGCCTTCTTCCAGCTCCTGATTCACCAGGCACCACTGCTGCCGGCGCGCCTGTGCCACCTTGGCCATGAGCGCTTCGAGGTCGGTCACCGTGTGTTTGGTGAGCGCCACGCGCTCCGAGGCTTCGAGGCGTGCGCGCACCTCGGCGTCGTCCAGGTCTGCGAGCAGCAGCCGGCCGAGCGAGGTGCAGTAGGCGGGGAGCCGCGAGCCCACGCCCAGGCTGATGCGCATGATTTTCTGCGTCGGTACGCGCATCACGTAGACGATGTCGGTCGCGTCCAGCACGGCGGCCGAGCAAGACTCCTGCACCTCCTGCACCAGCGCTTCCATCACCGGCTCGGCGCGGTTCCATATCGGCATCGACGAGAGATACGCAAAGCCCAGGTCGAGGATGCGCGGCGTGAGCGTGAAGAGCTTGCCGTCTGTCACCACGTAGCCGAGCGTCTGCAGCGTGAGCAGAATGCGCCGCGCGCCGGCCCGCGTGAGGCCGCTCGAAGCCGCCACTTCGCTCAGCGTCTGGTGCGGAGCACTTTCGCTGAACGAGCGAATCACCTGCAGCCCGCGCGCGAACGACTGCACGTAGCTGTCGCCGGGGGCGGGTGCCTCGGGGGCCTTGGTTTTCTGGGCGTGGGTTGCCATGCGGGGTGATCCTCTTTAGAATTCATTATACGAACAAATGTTCTTTAGACGAACAAAAGAGCGGTTCACGAAATCGATCAGTTCATCGGTTCGTTCGTTGGTAAGTTCGTACGGTCGTTCAAGCGGATTGCCCGCGGCTCGCAGGCAGTCCGGTTTCTTTCTTCATTCCCGGAGACAAGCTTCATGATCAACAAGATCGCGCGCTCGGTCGCCGATGCCTTGGCAGGCATCCAAGACGGCGCCACGGTTCTCATCGGCGGCTTCGGCACCGCCGGCATTCCCGGCGAACTCATCGACGGCCTCGTCGAGCAGGGCGCCAAGGACCTCATCGTCGTCAACAACAACGCCGGCAACGGCGAGACCGGCCTGGCGGCGCTGCTCAAGGCTGGCCGCGTGCGCAAGATCATCTGCAGCTTTCCGCGCCAGGCCGACAGCCAGGTGTTCGACGGGCTCTACCGCAGCGGCAAGCTGGAGCTCGAGTTGGTACCGCAGGGCAACCTCGCCGAGCGCATTCGCGCCGCGGGTGCTGGCATCGGCGCCTTCTTCTGCCCCACGGGTTACGGTACGCAGCTTGCCGGAAACCGCGAAACGCGGGAGATCGACGGCAAGCAATACGTGCTCGAGTACCCCATCCACGGCGACGTGGCACTCATCAAGGCCGAGCGCGGCGACCGTTGGGGCAACCTGGTCTACCGCAAGGCCGCGCGCAACTTCGGGCCCGTGATGGCCATGGCCTCGAAGAAGACCATTGCCACCGTGCACGACATTGCCGAG
The Variovorax paradoxus genome window above contains:
- a CDS encoding L,D-transpeptidase family protein, translating into MADPQGKRRRVVAGIVRRGRPQNPALRHGENMLAALVTASALLLAAPGAADASAQTGGTKTKTGSSAHAKAGISRAAPQGTSREAKARSKKALAAGTAARSAPRKAAAPSPAAIQEASGAEARLIAVYELFGRGQARPALAKARELVRDHPNFQLAQLVYADLLATQVPPAHAFSDASGIARLRGDPAMAELREESRRRLQALRERPPAGSVPSQFLALSARSRYAIAVDASRSRLYLLENSGKGLQLVADYYVSVGKSGIGKVTEGDARTPLGVYYITSSLDPKSLRDFYGAGALPINYPNPYDVRRGKTGGGIWLHGTPPQQFARAPLASDGCVVMANPDLKQLLRKVQIGATPVVTADSLQWITPPQAEKEAQTFASTVAAWKDARATGNEAQLKKFYLPDFQRNNNKKSIEGFSVLRDEVEYARGKRVQFKDASYLHWRDGDDTMVATFGEVFEGEKSGRTRRQYWLRQSGEWKLFYEEVLG
- a CDS encoding nuclear transport factor 2 family protein, which codes for MPKSPHPRARFCFSPAVRALLLATACGMALPALAAAEHDEVDRLMQAGKLDEAASRADAFLKDKPKDPQMRFLKGVIQLDTGKRAEAIAAFTQLTQDAPELPEPYNNLAVIYASQNQFDKARSALESAIRTNPSYATAQENLGDVYARLASQAYSKALQLDQNNTAVQPKLAVIRTLFTPAPAGAKPFALVAAAPAAAKATAPAAAPAPTPAPAPAAVAKAPAAPAPATAPAPVPTAKAAAPAPVPVAPPPAVVAKAPEGSVSSAPAPSAAASPASTAEIESAVRGWAAAWAGQDMDRYLAAYGPEFNPAGGQSRKSWEDERRARIVGKSSISVNIENLAIHVNGQAATAKFRQIYRADNLNISSRKTLELQRSGNQWQIRKESVGG
- a CDS encoding Bug family tripartite tricarboxylate transporter substrate binding protein, coding for MKITKRRLLESGAAALAASLFAPGSLAQRSATSAAGGDAWPTKPVRILVGFPAGASPDLAARAIAEPLSKILRQPVTVENKPGASGNLVADQVAKATDDHTLGALINGNLTIAKLLNPKISFDPEKDFAPVGMIGTAPLVLVVSGNATGTTAADLLLWTRNLSSSGKYGTPGVGTVGHLGMELIKSRAAITAQHKPYTGNPQVIAGLLSGEIQLALLPPGLAMPHVKSGKIKAIGVTSPERSPLANELPTIRDADVRGADLEIWTALAAPAGMKPAAIARLNAALVEVTSSPDVSQALLKTGWQAQPGTPDALAKRMRSDTARLGGVIIMKGIQSET
- a CDS encoding IclR family transcriptional regulator domain-containing protein; amino-acid sequence: MATHAQKTKAPEAPAPGDSYVQSFARGLQVIRSFSESAPHQTLSEVAASSGLTRAGARRILLTLQTLGYVVTDGKLFTLTPRILDLGFAYLSSMPIWNRAEPVMEALVQEVQESCSAAVLDATDIVYVMRVPTQKIMRISLGVGSRLPAYCTSLGRLLLADLDDAEVRARLEASERVALTKHTVTDLEALMAKVAQARRQQWCLVNQELEEGLISVAAPIVNRQGRMVAALNISGQANRTSAKAMQETILPALMNAAKKVSQLL
- a CDS encoding 3-oxoacid CoA-transferase subunit A, translated to MINKIARSVADALAGIQDGATVLIGGFGTAGIPGELIDGLVEQGAKDLIVVNNNAGNGETGLAALLKAGRVRKIICSFPRQADSQVFDGLYRSGKLELELVPQGNLAERIRAAGAGIGAFFCPTGYGTQLAGNRETREIDGKQYVLEYPIHGDVALIKAERGDRWGNLVYRKAARNFGPVMAMASKKTIATVHDIAELGTLDPESIVTPGIFVHQVVRIERVATQAGGFKKAA